The Vitis vinifera cultivar Pinot Noir 40024 chromosome 12, ASM3070453v1 genome has a segment encoding these proteins:
- the LOC104880856 gene encoding ABSCISIC ACID-INSENSITIVE 5-like protein 6, with protein MDDLLKSIHGDNLPLESFSTTAAGNSRDGVGGGGEGGSLSRQGSFSLLKSMGNKTVDELFKESVASSDQRRGGAGEDLECMTLEEFLTKAGVVRKEDVRIPVTGGAGSNSVDVIMNGQFQAPQMQSQSVDGATVAFGNGIDGRVIGAERGQRTVVEDPVDKATQQKAAADDQE; from the coding sequence ATGGACGACCTACTTAAGAGCATCCACGGTGACAACCTCCCCCTGGAGAGTTTCTCGACGACGGCGGCGGGGAACAGCAGAGACGGGGTTGGCGGGGGAGGAGAGGGAGGGTCGCTGTCGCGGCAGGGGAGCTTCTCGCTGCTGAAAAGCATGGGGAACAAGACTGTGGATGAGTTGTTTAAGGAGAGCGTGGCGTCGAGTGATCAGAGGCGGGGAGGTGCAGGGGAGGATCTGGAGTGTATGACTCTGGAGGAGTTTCTGACCAAGGCTGGGGTAGTGAGAAAGGAAGATGTGAGGATTCCGGTGACGGGCGGAGCAGGGAGTAACAGTGTGGATGTGATAATGAACGGACAGTTTCAGGCGCCGCAGATGCAATCGCAGAGTGTTGATGGCGCAACGGTGGCCTTTGGGAATGGCATTGATGGAAGAGTTATTGGTGCTGAAAGAGGGCAGAGGACAGTGGTGGAGGACCCGGTGGATAAGGCTACGCAGCAAAAAGCAGCGGCGGATGATCAAGAATAG